TCTTTGCTTCATTTTTTAAAGCGACAAGAGTTATCTTAACATCTCTCATACTTACTGTCAAGAACTTTTTGAATGTTTTCTCGAAAGCTCTTTGCTTCATTTTTTGAAGCGACAAGAGTTATCTTAACATCTCTCATACTTGCTGTCAAGAACTTTTCAAAGTCTTTCTTGAAAGCTCTTAGCTTCTTTTTTTGAAGCGACAAGAGTTATCTTAACATCTCTCATACTTACTGTCAAGAACATTTCTCGAATTATTTATAGATCTTATAATCTTATTAAAGTGCACCTTAAGCAGTATGTCACTCATAAGTTTAAATTTATAACTTAACTCAAATACATAAATAATAGTAAAATTTATTTCATTATAATTACATATTAAACTAAAAGACAACTTCAAGAGGAAGCACTTGAAGTTGCTTTATGTAATATCAATCATATTCCCTAACTATCTCTATGTTATCAAAATAATACATCACTATTTCTTCTGGAGATTTACCTTCCTGGGCAAAGGCATATGCACCCCATTGACTCATTCCAACCCCATGCCCAAAACCAGAACCAGAAAACTGAAAACCATCTTCAACTACGTCAATATCTGTAATCATAGTAGATTTTAGCTCTTTCGATCCTATTTCATTTCTAAACTTACCTGCTCTAACTGTTGCCGAACCATTTGTGCCTTCAATATTCAATTCAATTGCTCTTCCTGTCTCATCAGAATCTTGAACACTTACATTCTCAACTGTTCCAACATCTTCACCCATAGCTGCTATTGCTGCAGTAACTTCATCTAGAGAAAATACTACAAGCCAATTTTGAACATCTTCCGGCGCTTCCTGGTCCGGGGATTCAACACTTATTATATAAGGTGGTTCATCCTTTTCGTAATCAAGTCCTACTTGAGCGGAAGTAGTCTGTCCACCAGCACTGGCATGAAACCACGCATTTATGTAATCATCATTATAAACTGCAACTTCACCCCTAGTTTTTTCAACGGCAGCGATCACTACATCAGTGATATTTTCCGGTTTATATTCCTGAGCAAACTGATAACTACCACTAATTTCATTAGTCCCACTTTCAGCCATTTGCCTAAACGCAAAGGTACGAGCAATAATAGCTTGTGCAGCATATGCATCCTCTGGCCAATCAGGTTTCATCTCGCCAGCCACAACACCAACCACGTATTCTTCTAAACCTAGTGTCTGCTTTTCTCCATCAGCTAAAACAACAACAACTTCCGGTTCTGCCTCTAACACGTCTCTTTCTCTAATACCTCTTACCCGGGGCTGTTCACAGGCAATTAGGAAAAGAGTTAATGCTAATAAAATAAATAATAAAAATATCTTTTTCTTTAACATTAGTTCTACCTACCTCCTCTAATATAGTAGTAATATTATAGATAGTTTAAGCTAAAAGTAGGTGTTTTATACAAAAAACCCTGCATATCAGTGCAGAGTTTTAATAATCATTTAATGTGTATAGTTTTATCCAAGTAAATTAGTCAATAATCCACCAATCCAATTTACAAATGACCTCCATATTCTTGTGAAAAAGCCAGCTCTTTCAATATCTTCAGTAGCTATAAGATTTACTCTAGCAAGAACTTGTGAATCTTTCTCCATCCTAATTTCACCTATAAGTTGTCCTTTCGCTATTGGAGCTTCTAAATCCTCTAAAACAACTCGT
This genomic stretch from Halanaerobiaceae bacterium ANBcell28 harbors:
- a CDS encoding SpoIID/LytB domain-containing protein produces the protein MLKKKIFLLFILLALTLFLIACEQPRVRGIRERDVLEAEPEVVVVLADGEKQTLGLEEYVVGVVAGEMKPDWPEDAYAAQAIIARTFAFRQMAESGTNEISGSYQFAQEYKPENITDVVIAAVEKTRGEVAVYNDDYINAWFHASAGGQTTSAQVGLDYEKDEPPYIISVESPDQEAPEDVQNWLVVFSLDEVTAAIAAMGEDVGTVENVSVQDSDETGRAIELNIEGTNGSATVRAGKFRNEIGSKELKSTMITDIDVVEDGFQFSGSGFGHGVGMSQWGAYAFAQEGKSPEEIVMYYFDNIEIVREYD